A genome region from Hippopotamus amphibius kiboko isolate mHipAmp2 chromosome 1, mHipAmp2.hap2, whole genome shotgun sequence includes the following:
- the CLCA1 gene encoding calcium-activated chloride channel regulator 1 isoform X2 — MGSFKNLVFILVLHLLEGALSDSLIQLNNNGYEGIVIAVDPNVPEDETLIQKIKDMVTDASPYLFEATEKRFYFKNVAILIPENWNTKPEYVKPKLETYKNADVLVAESNPAGNDGPYTEQMGGCGEKGDRIYLTPEFLAGKTSEYGPQGRAFVHEWAHLRWGVFNEYDNDQKFYLSSNKKKPVICSGAITGKNVVQKCQGGSCVTQSCKSDRKTGLYEVGCEFIPDEFQTEKASIMYSQSIDSVVEFCTEKNHNKDAPNEQNKKCNLRSTWEVIQDSEDYKKTTPMTTKPPNPTFSLLQIGQRIVCLVLDKSGSMTIGDRLKRLNQAGKLFLLQTVEQGSWVGMVTFDSAAYIKSELVQINSATERDTLTRSLPTAASGGTSICSGLRSAFTVIRKKYPTDGSEIVLLTDGEDNTISSCFDEVKQSGAIIHTVALGPSAAQELEELSEMTGGLQTYASDQVQNNGLMDAFGALSSGNGAVSQRSIQLESRGLTLQSNQWMNGTVIVDSTVGKDTLFLITWTTDTPQILLWDPTGKKQDSFLVDTHTKMAYLQIPGTAKVGIWKYSLQASSQTLTLTVTSRASSGTLPPITVTSKMNKNTGKFPSPMVVYAKIHQGALPILRAKVTVLIESVDGKTVTLELLDNGAGADATKDDGVYSRYFTAYDTNGRYSVKVWALGGVNTATQKVMPQKSGAMYIPGWIENGQVKWNPPRPEINKDALQGTQVCFSRTSSGGSFVASDVPKAPIPDLFPPCKITDLKAKIQGDNLINLTWTAPGDDYDLGTAHKYIIRISTNILDLRDKFNDSLQM; from the exons ATGGGGTCATTTAAGAATTTGGTTTTCATCTTAGTCCTTCACCTTCTGGAAGGGGCCCTGAGTGATTCACTCATTCAGCTGAATAATAATGGCTATGAAGGCATTGTCATTGCAGTTGACCCTAATGTGCCAGAAGATGAAAcactcattcaaaaaataaag GATATGGTGACCGATGCATCTCCATATCTGTTTGAAGCTACAGAAAAAAGATTCTATTTCAAAAATGTTGCCATTTTGATTCCTGAAAATTGGAACACAAAACCTGAATATGTGAAACCCAAACTTGAGACCTACAAAAAT gcTGATGTCCTGGTTGCTGAATCTAATCCAGCAGGTAACGATGGACCCTATACTGAGCAGAtgggaggctgtggagaaaagggtgatAGAATTTATCTCACTCCTGAGTTCCTAGCAGGAAAAACGTCTGAATATGGACCACAAG gAAGGGCATTTGTCCATGAATGGGCTCATCTACGATGGGGAGTATTTAATGAGTATGATAATGACCAGAAATTCTACTTatccagtaataaaaaaaaaccagtaaT ATGTTCGGGAGCTATTACTGGTAAAAATGTAGTACAGAAGTGTCAAGGAGGAAGCTGTGTCACCCAATCATGCAAATCTGACAGAAAAACAGGACTGTACGAAGTAGGATGTGAATTCATACCTGATGAATTTCAGACTGAGAAGGCTTCCATCATGTATTCACAAAGTATTGATTCT GTGGTTGAATTCTGTACAGAAAAAAACCACAATAAAGATGCCCCAAACgagcaaaacaaaaaatgcaatCTCCGAAGCACATGGGAAGTGATCCAAGATTCAGAGGACTATAAGAAAACCACTCCTATGACAACAAAGCCACCCAACCCCACCTTCTCATTGTTGCAGATCGGACAAAGAATTGTGTGTTTAGTCCTTGATAAGTCTGGAAGCATGACG ATTGGTGACCGCCTTAAACGATTGAATCAAGCAGGCAAACTTTTCCTTCTGCAGACGGTTGAGCAAGGGTCCTGGGTTGGGATGGTGACGTTTGACAGTGCTGCCTACATAAAAAGTGAACTTGTACAGATAAACAGTGCCACTGAAAGAGACACACTTACCAGAAGCTTACCCACAGCAGCTTCAGGAGGAACGTCCATCTGCTCTGGCCTTCGATCAGCATTTACT GTGATTAGGAAGAAATACCCAACAGATGGATCTGAAATTGTGTTACTGACTGATGGGGAGGACAATACTATAAGCTCATGCTTTGATGAGGTGAAACAAAGCGGAGCCATCATCCACACAGTCGCCCTGGGGCCGTCTGCAGCGCAGGAACTAGAGGAGCTCTCTGAAATGACAG GAGGTTTACAGACATATGCTTCAGATCAGGTTCAGAACAATGGCCTCATGGATGCTTTCGGGGCCCTTTCGTCCGGAAACGGAGCTGTCTCCCAGCGCTCCATCCAG CTTGAGAGTAGGGGATTAACCCTCCAGAGCAATCAGTGGATGAATGGCACAGTGATTGTGGACAGCACTGTGGGGAAAGACACCTTGTTTCTCATCACCTGGACAACTGACACTCCCCAAATCCTTCTCTGGGATCCCACTGGAAAGAAACAAGATAGCTTTTTAGTGGACACACACACCAAAATGGCCTACCTCCAAATCCCAGGCACTGCCAAG gtTGGCATTTGGAAATACAGCCTACAAGCAAGCTCACAAACCCTGACTTTGACTGTCACCTCCCGTGCATCAAGTGGTACCCTGCCTCCAATTACAGTGACctccaaaatgaacaaaaacacagGCAAATTCCCTAGCCCTATGGTAGTTTATGCAAAGATTCACCAGGGAGCCTTGCCAATTCTCAGGGCCAAGGTCACAGTCCTGATAGAATCAGTGGATGGAAAAACAGTTACTTTGGAATTATTGGACAACGGAGCAG GTGCTGATGCTACTAAGGATGACGGTGTCTATTCAAGGTATTTTACAGCTTACGATACAAATGGTAGATACAGTGTAAAAGTGTGGGCTCTGGGAGGCGTCAATACAGCCACTCAGAAGGTGATGCCCCAGAAGAGTGGAGCCATGTACATACCTGGCTGGATTGAGAATG GTCAAGTAAAATGGAATCCACCAAGACCTGAAATTAATAAGGATGCTCTTCAAGGCACGCAAGTGTGTTTCAGCAGAACGTCCTCGGGAGGTTCATTTGTGGCCTCCGATGTTCCAAAGGCTCCCATACCTGATCTCTTTCCACCTTGTAAAATCACTGACCTGAAGGCAAAAATCCAAGGGGACAATCTCATTAATCTGACTTGGACGGCTCCTGGGGATGATTATGATCTCGGAACAG
- the CLCA1 gene encoding calcium-activated chloride channel regulator 1 isoform X4 encodes MGSFKNLVFILVLHLLEGALSDSLIQLNNNGYEGIVIAVDPNVPEDETLIQKIKDMVTDASPYLFEATEKRFYFKNVAILIPENWNTKPEYVKPKLETYKNADVLVAESNPAGNDGPYTEQMGGCGEKGDRIYLTPEFLAGKTSEYGPQGRAFVHEWAHLRWGVFNEYDNDQKFYLSSNKKKPVICSGAITGKNVVQKCQGGSCVTQSCKSDRKTGLYEVGCEFIPDEFQTEKASIMYSQSIDSVVEFCTEKNHNKDAPNEQNKKCNLRSTWEVIQDSEDYKKTTPMTTKPPNPTFSLLQIGQRIVCLVLDKSGSMTIGDRLKRLNQAGKLFLLQTVEQGSWVGMVTFDSAAYIKSELVQINSATERDTLTRSLPTAASGGTSICSGLRSAFTVIRKKYPTDGSEIVLLTDGEDNTISSCFDEVKQSGAIIHTVALGPSAAQELEELSEMTGGLQTYASDQVQNNGLMDAFGALSSGNGAVSQRSIQLESRGLTLQSNQWMNGTVIVDSTVGKDTLFLITWTTDTPQILLWDPTGKKQDSFLVDTHTKMAYLQIPGTAKVGIWKYSLQASSQTLTLTVTSRASSGTLPPITVTSKMNKNTGKFPSPMVVYAKIHQGALPILRAKVTVLIESVDGKTVTLELLDNGAGADATKDDGVYSRYFTAYDTNGRYSVKVWALGGVNTATQKVMPQKSGAMYIPGWIENGNNIAPSGKALDGM; translated from the exons ATGGGGTCATTTAAGAATTTGGTTTTCATCTTAGTCCTTCACCTTCTGGAAGGGGCCCTGAGTGATTCACTCATTCAGCTGAATAATAATGGCTATGAAGGCATTGTCATTGCAGTTGACCCTAATGTGCCAGAAGATGAAAcactcattcaaaaaataaag GATATGGTGACCGATGCATCTCCATATCTGTTTGAAGCTACAGAAAAAAGATTCTATTTCAAAAATGTTGCCATTTTGATTCCTGAAAATTGGAACACAAAACCTGAATATGTGAAACCCAAACTTGAGACCTACAAAAAT gcTGATGTCCTGGTTGCTGAATCTAATCCAGCAGGTAACGATGGACCCTATACTGAGCAGAtgggaggctgtggagaaaagggtgatAGAATTTATCTCACTCCTGAGTTCCTAGCAGGAAAAACGTCTGAATATGGACCACAAG gAAGGGCATTTGTCCATGAATGGGCTCATCTACGATGGGGAGTATTTAATGAGTATGATAATGACCAGAAATTCTACTTatccagtaataaaaaaaaaccagtaaT ATGTTCGGGAGCTATTACTGGTAAAAATGTAGTACAGAAGTGTCAAGGAGGAAGCTGTGTCACCCAATCATGCAAATCTGACAGAAAAACAGGACTGTACGAAGTAGGATGTGAATTCATACCTGATGAATTTCAGACTGAGAAGGCTTCCATCATGTATTCACAAAGTATTGATTCT GTGGTTGAATTCTGTACAGAAAAAAACCACAATAAAGATGCCCCAAACgagcaaaacaaaaaatgcaatCTCCGAAGCACATGGGAAGTGATCCAAGATTCAGAGGACTATAAGAAAACCACTCCTATGACAACAAAGCCACCCAACCCCACCTTCTCATTGTTGCAGATCGGACAAAGAATTGTGTGTTTAGTCCTTGATAAGTCTGGAAGCATGACG ATTGGTGACCGCCTTAAACGATTGAATCAAGCAGGCAAACTTTTCCTTCTGCAGACGGTTGAGCAAGGGTCCTGGGTTGGGATGGTGACGTTTGACAGTGCTGCCTACATAAAAAGTGAACTTGTACAGATAAACAGTGCCACTGAAAGAGACACACTTACCAGAAGCTTACCCACAGCAGCTTCAGGAGGAACGTCCATCTGCTCTGGCCTTCGATCAGCATTTACT GTGATTAGGAAGAAATACCCAACAGATGGATCTGAAATTGTGTTACTGACTGATGGGGAGGACAATACTATAAGCTCATGCTTTGATGAGGTGAAACAAAGCGGAGCCATCATCCACACAGTCGCCCTGGGGCCGTCTGCAGCGCAGGAACTAGAGGAGCTCTCTGAAATGACAG GAGGTTTACAGACATATGCTTCAGATCAGGTTCAGAACAATGGCCTCATGGATGCTTTCGGGGCCCTTTCGTCCGGAAACGGAGCTGTCTCCCAGCGCTCCATCCAG CTTGAGAGTAGGGGATTAACCCTCCAGAGCAATCAGTGGATGAATGGCACAGTGATTGTGGACAGCACTGTGGGGAAAGACACCTTGTTTCTCATCACCTGGACAACTGACACTCCCCAAATCCTTCTCTGGGATCCCACTGGAAAGAAACAAGATAGCTTTTTAGTGGACACACACACCAAAATGGCCTACCTCCAAATCCCAGGCACTGCCAAG gtTGGCATTTGGAAATACAGCCTACAAGCAAGCTCACAAACCCTGACTTTGACTGTCACCTCCCGTGCATCAAGTGGTACCCTGCCTCCAATTACAGTGACctccaaaatgaacaaaaacacagGCAAATTCCCTAGCCCTATGGTAGTTTATGCAAAGATTCACCAGGGAGCCTTGCCAATTCTCAGGGCCAAGGTCACAGTCCTGATAGAATCAGTGGATGGAAAAACAGTTACTTTGGAATTATTGGACAACGGAGCAG GTGCTGATGCTACTAAGGATGACGGTGTCTATTCAAGGTATTTTACAGCTTACGATACAAATGGTAGATACAGTGTAAAAGTGTGGGCTCTGGGAGGCGTCAATACAGCCACTCAGAAGGTGATGCCCCAGAAGAGTGGAGCCATGTACATACCTGGCTGGATTGAGAATG GTAACAACATAGCCCCCAGTGGAAAAGCACTAGATGGAATGTAG